One Kaistella polysaccharea DNA segment encodes these proteins:
- a CDS encoding DNA-directed RNA polymerase subunit omega: protein MSVKDSKAELSTITYDRDKIEENVGSIYEAIVVMGKRAEQINAEIRSELHNKLDEFAVHNSTLEEVFENKEQIEISKHYEKLPKPTSIAIREWLDDEIYYRKTEERN, encoded by the coding sequence ATGAGTGTAAAAGATTCTAAAGCCGAATTAAGTACAATTACTTATGACCGAGATAAAATTGAAGAAAACGTAGGTTCTATCTACGAAGCAATCGTAGTGATGGGTAAAAGAGCTGAGCAGATCAATGCTGAAATTCGCTCTGAATTACACAATAAACTAGACGAATTTGCAGTGCACAATTCTACTCTAGAGGAAGTTTTCGAGAATAAAGAACAGATAGAAATATCTAAACATTATGAAAAACTACCAAAACCAACATCTATAGCGATTAGAGAATGGTTAGATGACGAAATCTACTACAGAAAAACTGAAGAAAGAAATTAA
- the bamD gene encoding outer membrane protein assembly factor BamD, protein MKKYLIIFLAFFALSACNKQQEMALKSADKDYILKVANENFENKKWTDALALYERLSNLVAGTDDAPNVVYNSAYANYYDKNYKLAGHQFKNFAVTFPQDKRAEDASYMSALCYYEGSMDYNLDQTSTELAINEMQNFLNSYPNSEKSKNINELIDELTYKLEFKAYENARQYYKMADFKAASTAFENVLGDFPSTKLRTKIYDYILRSKYELAVNSIYDLKKDRLEEATTFAKQVEREMPNTEISKTAVELRSKLQKEKENFAEVEKKVEARKKEMAEKQKEAEAELNAEKDQRDAEKKAHKMKKDSANLATPAPAATFKIQK, encoded by the coding sequence ATGAAAAAATACTTGATCATATTTCTCGCCTTCTTCGCGTTATCAGCCTGTAATAAACAACAGGAAATGGCCCTAAAAAGTGCAGATAAAGATTATATTCTGAAAGTTGCTAATGAAAACTTTGAAAACAAAAAGTGGACAGATGCACTTGCGCTCTACGAAAGACTTTCAAACCTTGTTGCGGGAACCGATGACGCGCCGAATGTAGTTTACAATTCTGCATATGCGAATTACTACGACAAAAATTACAAGTTAGCAGGTCATCAGTTTAAAAACTTTGCGGTAACATTCCCGCAGGATAAACGGGCAGAAGACGCTTCGTATATGTCGGCACTTTGTTACTATGAAGGAAGTATGGATTACAATCTGGATCAGACCAGTACAGAACTTGCCATTAATGAAATGCAAAATTTCCTGAACAGTTATCCAAATTCAGAAAAATCTAAGAATATTAATGAACTCATTGATGAGCTCACGTATAAATTAGAGTTCAAAGCATATGAAAATGCAAGACAGTACTATAAAATGGCTGATTTTAAAGCTGCTAGTACGGCATTTGAAAATGTTTTAGGAGATTTCCCGAGCACAAAACTTCGGACTAAAATTTATGATTATATCTTAAGATCTAAATATGAACTTGCTGTAAATTCAATTTACGATTTGAAAAAAGACCGTTTGGAAGAAGCCACCACATTCGCAAAGCAGGTAGAGCGCGAAATGCCAAATACCGAAATTTCTAAAACAGCGGTGGAATTGCGAAGCAAACTTCAGAAAGAAAAAGAAAACTTTGCAGAGGTTGAGAAAAAAGTAGAAGCCAGAAAAAAGGAAATGGCTGAAAAACAAAAAGAAGCTGAAGCGGAATTAAACGCGGAAAAAGACCAGCGCGATGCGGAGAAAAAAGCCCATAAGATGAAAAAAGACAGCGCAAATCTGGCAACACCAGCTCCAGCTGCAACTTTTAAAATCCAAAAGTAA
- the porD gene encoding type IX secretion system protein PorD, producing the protein MKKFYTIFLLFLIFQLSFSQELLANVQVNAQQIAGSNTQVYKTLEKNLRDFINNTSWTGKKLQNFEKIKCNFSIIINERAGSSNFKGSIVIQAVRPVFNTTYETPLLNLNDTNFGFDYTENENLIFNERQFSGKNLIDVVSFYVYTVLGYDGDSFRAQGGQEWFEKAQKISNNSQNQNFAGWSLLEGPRTRASLIDNMLKPEQNTLRNVYYTYHRAGLDNLGKQDQTSGKRIIAESLLQLKAYENNFQMNYPVSIFLDTKTQEIFDVFDSGNNAGINMADLKALLTTLSPKDIDSKWNKWK; encoded by the coding sequence ATGAAGAAATTTTATACGATATTCCTCCTTTTTCTCATTTTTCAGCTGAGTTTTTCACAGGAACTTCTTGCCAACGTTCAGGTGAATGCGCAGCAAATTGCGGGCAGTAATACTCAGGTTTACAAAACACTAGAAAAAAACCTACGGGATTTTATCAACAATACCAGCTGGACAGGAAAAAAGCTGCAAAATTTTGAAAAGATAAAATGTAATTTTTCGATCATTATCAATGAACGTGCTGGAAGCAGTAATTTTAAAGGAAGCATTGTTATTCAGGCTGTTCGTCCAGTTTTTAACACCACTTACGAAACGCCGCTTTTAAATTTAAATGACACCAACTTTGGTTTTGATTATACTGAAAATGAAAATCTAATTTTTAATGAAAGGCAGTTTTCTGGAAAAAACCTCATTGATGTCGTCAGCTTTTATGTGTATACGGTTCTGGGTTATGATGGCGACAGTTTTCGTGCTCAGGGTGGCCAGGAATGGTTTGAAAAAGCCCAGAAGATTTCTAATAATTCACAGAATCAAAACTTTGCGGGTTGGTCTTTACTCGAAGGTCCGCGAACCCGCGCTTCACTTATTGACAATATGCTGAAACCTGAACAAAACACTTTACGAAACGTATATTACACCTATCACCGCGCCGGTTTAGATAACTTAGGAAAACAGGATCAGACTTCCGGAAAACGAATTATTGCCGAATCTTTACTTCAGTTAAAAGCGTACGAAAATAACTTTCAGATGAATTATCCGGTGAGCATATTCCTCGATACCAAAACGCAAGAAATTTTCGATGTTTTCGATAGTGGAAATAATGCAGGTATAAATATGGCCGATTTAAAGGCACTTCTCACCACTTTGTCGCCGAAAGATATTGACTCCAAATGGAATAAGTGGAAATAA
- a CDS encoding ABC transporter ATP-binding protein: MITINNISKVYGDKKVLHIDQLEIPKGQSFGLVGNNGAGKTTLFSLLLDLIESSSGFIEIDGNKVNENELWKKQVSAFIDESFLIGYLTPEEYFNYLGELRGQNKVAVMEFLNEFTDFFNGEILNAGKYIRDLSKGNQKKVGIVGALIGTPEIIVLDEPFANLDPSSQIKLKKLIKSWSQNEKVTFLISSHDLAHTTEVSNRIVLLNKGEVAKDIITTPETLRELELYFEEEVLLPS, translated from the coding sequence ATGATTACAATTAACAATATTTCTAAAGTGTACGGCGACAAAAAAGTTTTACACATTGACCAACTCGAGATTCCAAAAGGTCAGAGTTTCGGCCTTGTAGGAAATAACGGCGCCGGAAAAACCACTCTTTTCAGTCTCCTTTTAGATTTAATAGAATCTAGCAGCGGATTTATAGAAATTGATGGAAATAAAGTTAACGAAAATGAACTCTGGAAAAAGCAAGTTTCCGCCTTTATAGATGAATCTTTTTTGATTGGTTATCTAACTCCGGAGGAATATTTTAATTATCTTGGTGAATTACGTGGTCAAAACAAAGTCGCTGTAATGGAATTTCTCAATGAGTTTACCGATTTTTTTAATGGTGAAATTTTAAATGCGGGGAAATATATTCGAGATCTTTCAAAAGGAAATCAGAAAAAAGTAGGTATTGTAGGCGCATTAATTGGCACACCAGAAATTATTGTGCTTGATGAACCTTTTGCAAATCTGGATCCGTCATCGCAGATCAAACTGAAAAAACTTATTAAAAGCTGGTCGCAGAATGAAAAAGTTACCTTTTTAATTTCCAGTCACGATCTCGCACACACGACGGAAGTGAGCAACAGAATTGTACTCCTCAACAAAGGTGAAGTCGCAAAGGATATCATTACCACACCGGAAACTTTGCGGGAGCTGGAACTTTATTTTGAAGAAGAAGTTCTTCTGCCTTCCTAA
- a CDS encoding TatD family hydrolase: MEFFDLHHHHSQKICGIYNLNFGEPLPDSYFSVGIHPALAEGISEEYWKWVEEMAQRENCLGIGECGLDGLVKVPEIIQRIVFERQIHLANKLRKPLIIHCVRRFSQLIAIRKKIEVPVIVHGFNKKKTVGIELLKHDFYLSFGKSVLHDVNLQQFVKDFPLEKMFLETDSATFDIELLYSKIAEIKNISLEEFNNQIHQNLKIFNISEIL, translated from the coding sequence ATGGAATTTTTCGATCTTCACCACCATCATTCGCAGAAAATTTGCGGTATTTATAATCTAAATTTTGGGGAACCGCTACCGGATAGTTATTTTTCCGTAGGTATTCATCCTGCTTTAGCTGAAGGTATTTCTGAAGAATATTGGAAATGGGTTGAGGAAATGGCGCAACGTGAAAATTGCCTAGGCATAGGAGAATGTGGTTTAGATGGTTTGGTTAAAGTTCCGGAAATAATTCAGCGAATCGTATTTGAACGCCAAATCCACCTCGCAAATAAACTGCGCAAACCTTTAATTATACATTGTGTTCGAAGGTTTTCACAATTGATAGCAATCAGAAAGAAAATCGAAGTTCCTGTAATTGTACATGGTTTTAACAAAAAGAAAACTGTCGGTATTGAGTTGCTTAAACACGATTTTTATCTAAGTTTTGGCAAATCAGTTTTGCATGATGTAAATTTGCAGCAGTTTGTGAAGGATTTTCCTCTTGAAAAAATGTTTCTGGAAACCGATTCTGCGACTTTTGATATTGAATTGCTTTATTCAAAAATAGCTGAAATTAAAAACATATCCTTAGAGGAATTCAATAATCAGATTCACCAAAATCTTAAAATCTTTAATATTTCTGAAATTTTATGA
- a CDS encoding tRNA threonylcarbamoyladenosine dehydratase yields the protein MKKDWLERTELLINEVGIEKLKNANLLVVGLGGVGSFAAEFLARVGVGKMTIVDGDHVDLTNINRQLPALISTIGKSKVDVVAERLLDINPDLILTKQNQFLNPEDMETIFDDQHFDYVLDCIDSVSPKVTLIKSARRKKVKIVSCMGAGGKLDPAKVLVRDIHKTQNCHLAKQVRKRLKKENIDKGVRCVFSSEIQDEDSLKLTDGANYKRSFYGTISYIPALFGLYAAAEVINYLIRKDE from the coding sequence ATGAAAAAAGACTGGCTTGAAAGAACAGAACTCCTCATTAATGAAGTAGGCATAGAAAAGTTGAAGAACGCTAACCTTCTCGTTGTTGGCTTGGGTGGTGTAGGTTCATTTGCCGCGGAATTTTTAGCCAGAGTAGGCGTTGGGAAAATGACTATTGTAGATGGTGATCACGTAGATCTTACGAATATTAACAGGCAGCTTCCAGCGCTGATTTCTACTATTGGAAAGTCTAAAGTTGACGTAGTGGCGGAGCGCCTTTTGGATATAAATCCAGACCTAATTCTCACGAAGCAGAATCAATTTCTCAATCCTGAAGACATGGAAACGATTTTTGATGATCAGCATTTCGATTATGTTTTAGATTGTATTGATAGTGTTTCGCCGAAAGTAACTTTAATAAAAAGTGCACGCAGAAAAAAAGTCAAAATCGTAAGTTGTATGGGCGCGGGTGGAAAATTGGATCCGGCCAAAGTTTTGGTACGGGACATTCACAAGACACAAAATTGCCACTTAGCCAAACAGGTGAGAAAACGCCTGAAAAAAGAAAATATTGATAAAGGAGTACGCTGCGTTTTCTCCTCTGAAATTCAAGATGAAGACAGCTTGAAGTTAACGGACGGGGCAAACTACAAAAGATCTTTTTACGGTACGATTAGTTATATACCAGCTCTTTTCGGACTTTATGCCGCGGCAGAAGTTATTAATTATTTAATCAGAAAAGATGAGTGA
- a CDS encoding DUF5687 family protein, whose translation MYGKLLRLELKNFLRNPQFGANLAMKILMGFTYMWLSLSMVAMAFALYFYSQKEMNTDPVRVFSRFFLYYAVLDLVIRYFMQQMPTQNIKPFLSQNISKKTLVNYTILKIFFHFFNWGYLLFMIPFCGLLIFDGDFPVINVLMFLVGIMFVFYFNNFLNILLNKKTAVLYTVAVCIAALGIAEYLGYIHLSNYSEQIFYAFYHIPGTFLVPVLLTAITAYLAYQNILKNFYLDRGLEMEKEVGKTENIEFLNRFGTTGTFINNDIRLLKRSKAAKSALFAGVMFLFYGLLYLTGKTYSSDFMQIFLGLFVTGGFLFMFGQRVPAWDSSYYQLMMTQNVPYKEFLKAKWSLVVLVTAVSMVLAIGYVFISWEFYLTIFAAGLYNLGVNSYLTLLAGAFNKTPIDLNARAKSFGGGTNNMNMKVLLILIPQMGVPMAVFAVVKYFFGLEMAVASLGILGLAGFLLRDKIFDQIVKTYKTQKYSTLNAFKKV comes from the coding sequence ATGTATGGTAAACTTTTAAGACTAGAACTCAAAAATTTTTTAAGAAATCCTCAATTCGGAGCGAACCTCGCCATGAAAATCCTCATGGGTTTTACGTACATGTGGTTGAGTCTTTCTATGGTAGCAATGGCATTTGCCCTTTATTTCTACAGTCAGAAAGAAATGAATACCGATCCTGTTCGGGTTTTTAGCAGATTTTTTCTTTACTACGCGGTTCTCGATTTGGTGATTCGGTATTTTATGCAACAGATGCCGACCCAAAATATCAAACCTTTTCTAAGCCAAAATATTTCAAAAAAAACTTTAGTTAACTATACGATACTGAAAATATTTTTTCATTTTTTCAATTGGGGTTATTTGCTTTTCATGATTCCTTTTTGTGGGTTGCTCATTTTCGATGGTGATTTCCCGGTTATAAATGTCTTGATGTTTTTAGTCGGAATTATGTTTGTTTTTTACTTCAATAATTTTCTGAATATTTTACTGAATAAAAAAACTGCAGTTTTATATACTGTTGCAGTATGTATTGCCGCTCTGGGAATCGCCGAATATTTAGGATACATTCATCTTTCTAATTATTCAGAACAAATTTTCTATGCATTTTATCACATTCCCGGAACTTTTTTAGTTCCTGTATTGCTTACTGCAATTACCGCCTACTTAGCGTATCAGAATATATTGAAGAATTTCTATCTGGATCGCGGCCTTGAAATGGAAAAGGAAGTGGGAAAGACAGAAAATATAGAGTTTTTAAACCGTTTTGGTACGACGGGAACATTCATCAACAATGATATTCGTCTTTTAAAAAGAAGTAAAGCTGCGAAATCGGCGCTCTTTGCCGGTGTAATGTTCCTATTTTATGGCTTACTGTATCTCACTGGCAAAACCTACAGCAGCGATTTTATGCAAATTTTCCTCGGACTATTTGTTACGGGAGGATTTCTGTTTATGTTTGGTCAAAGAGTTCCCGCCTGGGACAGTTCTTATTATCAACTCATGATGACCCAAAATGTGCCGTATAAAGAATTTCTAAAAGCAAAATGGAGTCTCGTGGTTTTGGTCACCGCAGTGTCAATGGTTTTAGCCATCGGTTATGTGTTTATCAGTTGGGAATTTTATCTGACCATTTTTGCGGCGGGCTTGTATAATCTTGGCGTAAACTCCTATCTCACCTTATTGGCGGGCGCTTTCAACAAAACACCGATTGATCTTAACGCGCGTGCAAAATCTTTTGGTGGGGGCACGAATAATATGAATATGAAAGTTTTGTTGATCCTTATTCCCCAAATGGGCGTTCCAATGGCAGTTTTTGCGGTGGTAAAATATTTCTTCGGATTAGAGATGGCGGTAGCGAGCTTAGGAATTCTAGGATTGGCGGGATTTCTCTTGCGGGACAAAATTTTTGATCAGATCGTAAAAACCTATAAAACTCAAAAATACTCAACGCTTAATGCCTTTAAAAAAGTTTAA
- a CDS encoding TetR/AcrR family transcriptional regulator, which produces MKKKFTDKQIHILNVAEKLIAKKGFEGTSVRDISTGANINVAMISYYFGSKEKMMSYLYRYRVQKTRESFAEFAEIIRDGKPEMQMKELIKYVTNQLFKFNYFHGFVTQELRHTEHLKDDLLEFYNTFTSKIDSVIKKGVTTGVFTNAPKPEDILTLIVGSSLFVIRNKNFYEIYVPGKEQNYLEDAEKKVMANLLVTIFSLLGYQTD; this is translated from the coding sequence ATGAAAAAAAAATTTACTGATAAACAAATCCATATTCTGAACGTTGCCGAAAAACTTATTGCAAAAAAAGGGTTTGAGGGAACTTCTGTACGGGATATTTCAACAGGCGCGAATATCAATGTCGCCATGATTTCTTATTATTTCGGGTCTAAAGAGAAAATGATGTCTTATCTCTACCGCTATCGGGTACAGAAAACACGTGAAAGTTTTGCAGAATTTGCAGAAATAATTCGTGATGGAAAACCTGAAATGCAGATGAAAGAACTCATTAAATATGTTACCAACCAACTTTTTAAATTCAATTATTTTCACGGATTTGTAACGCAGGAACTTCGTCATACCGAGCACTTGAAAGATGATTTGTTGGAATTTTATAATACATTCACGTCGAAAATTGATAGTGTAATCAAAAAAGGAGTGACAACTGGTGTTTTTACCAATGCGCCAAAACCTGAGGATATTTTGACATTAATTGTGGGCTCCTCTTTATTCGTCATCAGAAATAAAAATTTCTACGAGATTTACGTTCCGGGAAAAGAACAAAATTACTTGGAAGATGCGGAAAAAAAGGTGATGGCGAATCTATTGGTTACTATTTTTTCCCTTTTAGGCTACCAAACTGATTAA
- a CDS encoding DNA repair protein RecN, with the protein MLSRIFIQNFALIDSLEITLDKGLQVITGETGAGKSIILGALRLILGERADAKSIQSSDIKSIAEAEFIVNESLKNFFEENDLDFENNTVIRREILPTGKSRAFVNDVPVTLEILKKLSEKLIDIHSQFETSNLFEEEYQFRMIDGLSKNKVLLFNYQKEFISYKKLVKDLETAKFKLAEGNKENDYKVFLLTELNEVNLDEFDLEEVQDQLSKQENAESIVENLSLIFTKMDQEEIGVLDSLLDVKTKLAKVASLSHEYSKLNQRFEENFVEFKDLLFDLQNEAEKMETDPEILFELSAQLNKINSLFLKHKVNSVEELVAIRDQIFEEQTGFADLEILISQLEDEITKKEIQLQKLAGELSTNRKKAIPNFIKKIENLLHQLGLEKAKIEVQLNDLENFTNYGKENIQLLFQANSGFPLKPIQTAISGGERSRVMLSIKKLMAENAELPTLILDEIDTGVSGKVAEEIGNVMKEMAENMQLIVITHLAQVAAKGNNNYKVIKREISGKTQSTIVRLTEEEKLQEIAQLLSGAQITDAAVSQARELMK; encoded by the coding sequence ATGCTATCACGAATTTTCATTCAAAACTTCGCGCTTATTGATTCCCTTGAAATTACTTTAGACAAAGGTCTGCAGGTAATTACAGGAGAAACCGGTGCCGGAAAATCTATTATTCTGGGTGCATTGCGTTTAATTTTGGGTGAAAGAGCAGATGCAAAATCTATTCAGAGTTCCGACATAAAAAGTATTGCTGAAGCTGAATTTATCGTTAACGAAAGTTTAAAAAATTTCTTTGAAGAAAATGACTTAGATTTTGAAAATAATACCGTCATTCGCCGGGAAATTTTGCCGACAGGAAAATCGCGTGCTTTTGTTAATGATGTTCCTGTAACTTTAGAAATACTAAAAAAACTATCCGAAAAACTCATCGATATTCACTCGCAGTTTGAAACATCGAATTTGTTTGAAGAAGAATATCAGTTTCGCATGATTGATGGACTTTCGAAAAATAAAGTCCTCCTATTCAATTATCAAAAGGAATTTATCTCCTACAAAAAATTGGTAAAAGATCTGGAAACTGCAAAATTCAAACTCGCGGAAGGAAATAAAGAAAATGATTATAAAGTATTTTTATTGACTGAACTTAACGAAGTAAATCTGGATGAATTTGATTTGGAGGAAGTTCAAGATCAGTTAAGTAAGCAAGAAAATGCAGAAAGTATTGTGGAAAATCTTTCCTTAATTTTCACTAAAATGGATCAGGAGGAAATCGGCGTTCTGGATTCTCTTTTAGACGTTAAAACGAAATTGGCTAAAGTGGCGTCTTTGTCTCACGAATACTCAAAACTTAATCAGCGGTTTGAGGAAAATTTTGTAGAGTTTAAAGATTTACTCTTTGATCTTCAGAATGAGGCTGAAAAGATGGAAACCGATCCCGAAATTCTTTTTGAATTAAGTGCGCAGTTAAATAAGATCAATTCTTTATTTTTAAAACACAAAGTAAACTCTGTAGAAGAACTCGTGGCGATTCGCGACCAGATTTTCGAAGAGCAAACAGGATTTGCTGATTTAGAAATTTTGATTTCTCAGCTTGAAGATGAAATTACAAAAAAGGAAATCCAACTTCAAAAATTAGCAGGTGAATTATCGACGAACCGAAAAAAGGCAATTCCTAATTTCATTAAAAAAATTGAGAATCTTCTTCATCAGTTAGGTCTTGAAAAAGCTAAAATAGAAGTTCAACTAAACGATTTAGAAAACTTTACAAATTACGGAAAAGAGAACATTCAGTTGTTATTTCAGGCAAATTCAGGATTCCCTTTGAAACCCATTCAAACTGCAATTTCAGGCGGAGAAAGATCTCGTGTGATGCTTTCTATTAAAAAATTAATGGCAGAAAATGCAGAACTTCCCACTTTAATTCTAGATGAAATCGATACCGGCGTTTCCGGAAAAGTTGCTGAAGAAATCGGAAATGTGATGAAGGAAATGGCTGAAAATATGCAACTCATCGTCATCACCCATCTTGCACAAGTTGCTGCAAAAGGAAACAATAATTATAAAGTCATCAAAAGGGAAATTTCGGGTAAAACGCAGTCAACGATCGTTCGACTCACCGAAGAAGAAAAGCTTCAGGAAATCGCGCAACTCCTTTCTGGTGCACAAATTACGGATGCTGCTGTTTCTCAAGCCCGAGAATTGATGAAGTAA
- the rnpA gene encoding ribonuclease P protein component — MSDYTFPTEQKLKQKKEIDLLFAKGKWKTCDNLRIITLNLDQKPQEGFFYGIQKVGVSVSKRYFKKAVDRNRVKRLLRESYRLNKDEFVAKFGTNSLSMIFWVSPKKPSDFKTLEENFLKLCATQK; from the coding sequence ATGAGTGATTATACCTTTCCTACGGAACAAAAATTAAAGCAGAAAAAAGAAATTGATCTTCTCTTTGCAAAAGGAAAGTGGAAGACTTGTGATAATTTGCGAATTATTACCTTGAATTTAGATCAAAAACCTCAGGAAGGTTTTTTCTACGGTATACAAAAAGTAGGCGTTTCGGTTTCCAAAAGATATTTTAAAAAAGCGGTAGATCGTAATAGGGTGAAGAGATTATTACGGGAAAGCTACCGGTTAAATAAAGACGAATTTGTAGCGAAATTTGGGACCAACTCGTTGTCAATGATTTTCTGGGTTTCTCCTAAAAAACCGTCAGATTTCAAAACGCTGGAAGAAAATTTTTTAAAGCTGTGCGCCACCCAAAAATAA
- the coaBC gene encoding bifunctional phosphopantothenoylcysteine decarboxylase/phosphopantothenate--cysteine ligase CoaBC yields the protein MTLQGKNILICISGGIAAYKITYLIRDFIKKGAEVQVLMTPSAEHFVSKLTLSTLSKKPVYSDFYSDNGTWNNHVELALWADVILMAPCTANTLAKMVNGMCDNLVLATYMSAKCPVFISPAMDLDMYQHPSTTQNLELAEDFGHQLIPAEFGELASGLSGQGRMAEPETISKIIEEFFSSNKTLTGKTVLITAGPTYEAIDPVRFIGNHSSGKMGFAIAEEAANRGAKVILISGPSAEIAKHQNIEIHRVTSAKEMFTKVFDYYDSVDIAIASAAVADYAPKEIAQEKIKKNDDSLTIELVKNPDILKTMGERKKKQFLVGFALETQNEEENAKGKLAKKNLDMIVLNSLRDDGAGFKGATNKIKILTRDSLTDYSLKSKKEVAKDLLNFVEEQMLK from the coding sequence ATGACACTTCAGGGCAAAAATATTCTCATTTGTATTTCCGGCGGTATTGCTGCCTACAAAATAACTTATCTCATTCGGGATTTTATTAAAAAAGGTGCCGAAGTTCAGGTATTAATGACTCCTTCAGCCGAGCACTTTGTATCTAAGCTCACCCTTTCAACCCTTTCGAAAAAACCAGTTTACAGCGATTTTTATTCTGATAACGGCACGTGGAATAATCATGTGGAACTGGCACTGTGGGCAGATGTAATTCTTATGGCACCTTGTACGGCAAATACGTTGGCAAAAATGGTAAATGGAATGTGTGACAATTTAGTTTTAGCCACTTACATGTCAGCGAAATGCCCGGTTTTCATTTCTCCGGCCATGGATTTGGATATGTATCAACATCCTTCAACTACGCAAAATTTAGAATTAGCAGAAGATTTTGGTCATCAGCTCATTCCCGCAGAATTTGGAGAACTGGCAAGTGGCTTATCTGGACAGGGCCGAATGGCGGAACCTGAAACCATCTCCAAAATTATAGAAGAATTCTTTAGTTCTAATAAAACCTTAACAGGAAAAACAGTTTTAATCACTGCAGGTCCAACCTACGAAGCGATAGATCCTGTGCGCTTTATTGGAAATCATTCCTCCGGAAAAATGGGTTTTGCAATCGCAGAAGAAGCCGCAAATCGCGGCGCAAAAGTAATCTTGATTTCAGGGCCAAGTGCAGAAATAGCGAAGCATCAAAATATAGAAATTCATCGGGTAACTTCGGCAAAAGAAATGTTTACCAAAGTTTTTGATTATTATGACAGTGTTGATATCGCGATTGCAAGCGCTGCAGTTGCGGATTATGCACCAAAAGAAATTGCTCAAGAAAAAATAAAGAAGAATGACGATTCATTAACGATTGAACTGGTGAAAAATCCGGACATTTTAAAGACAATGGGAGAACGCAAAAAAAAGCAATTTCTTGTCGGTTTTGCTTTAGAAACTCAAAATGAAGAGGAAAACGCAAAAGGCAAACTGGCGAAAAAAAACCTGGATATGATTGTGCTTAACTCTTTGCGGGACGACGGCGCAGGTTTTAAAGGCGCAACCAATAAGATAAAAATTTTAACGCGAGATTCTTTAACCGACTATTCGTTAAAATCAAAAAAAGAAGTAGCCAAAGACCTTCTTAATTTCGTGGAAGAACAGATGTTGAAATAA